The DNA sequence GTGCGACGCCCGCGACGAACAGCAAGCGCACGTCCTCGCGGCCGAGGTCCGAGAACAGTCGGCGTATCGCGTCCGTCGCGTCCGTTCCGCCGACGGCGCAGGTATCGAAGGCGGCGCCGTCGACGACGCGGTCCGCGCGGACGACCGCACCGCACAGCACGCTCTCCGCGTCGGGACGGGCGCTCGCGTCGGATCGTCGGTCCGCGTACGACTCCGCGACGCCGAGCGCCCGCGTTCCCGGCTTCGGCGTCGGCGTCACGACGGGTCGTCAGTCGTCCTTGATCTCTTTGAGGCGGTCCAGCAGTTCGTCGTTCGACGCGCCGTTCTCGAAGTTCACCTCACCCTTGTGGTCGCTCTCCGAGGTCGCAACGCCGTCGTTCTCGTCGAGATCTTGGTCGTAGTCCTGACTCTCTTGTTCTGACTCGTCGTAGCTCCCAAATCCCATACACTCTCACATAGCGGGTTCGGACGGAAAAGTGATACGCTAATTCGGATTATATTCGTCCTACGAACGTAAGAAAGATACGATTCTGCCCGATTCGTGGGGTTCGACCGCCCGGTGCGTTGCCGACTCGGGGGACTTTTTCCCGTCGCGGAGCACACCGGACGTATGGAGATATTCACGGTGACCGAGGGGGCCGAGCAGTTCACCTGCAACGCGTACCTCGTGGTCGGCGACCGGAACGTGCTCGTCGACGCCGGCGCGATGCCCGGCGTCGAGGACGTCGTCGCGGAGTACGTCGACGAACTGGACGCCGTCGTCCTCACCCACCAGCACACCGACCACGTCGCGGAACTCGACGCCGTGTTGGACCGGTTCGACGCCGACCTGTACGCCTACGCGGAGCATCCGCGCCGCGACGGCGCCCTCGAAGACGGCGACGAGGTGACGATGGGCGAGGAGACGTTCGAGGTGGTGTACACGCCGGGACACGCCTCCGACCACGTCTCGTTCGCGAGCGAGACGCGCCTGTTCAGCGGCGACGTGGTGGTGTACAACGACGGCGCGTTCGACGACGGCAGTTTCGGCCGCACGGACATGTCCGGTCAGTCGCGCGAGCGACTCATCGAGAGCCTGAACTCGCTTCTCGAACGGACGCCCGAATCCGTCGCGGAACTGTACGCGGGCCACGGCGACGTGTTCCGAAACGAACCGGAGGGCGACACGGTGCGCGAGGTGATACGGCGGGCGCTGACGCGCGCCGAGCGTCGCGAACCGAAGTATCCCGAGGAGTAGCGGAGCGGCGAGGCCGCCCGATTACGCGGCGCGGCGTTCCTTCGACTTCGGGCGGAGGTTCTTGTAGCCGCACTTGCGACAACTGTCCGCTCGCGGCGGGTTCCGCGCGTTACAGCGCATGCAGACCTGTTTCTCGAGCGTTCGCTTCGTCGCGGCTTCGTTGCTGGGCATACGGGACGTTTCCCCAGCCGTCCGTATAACGCTTGCGAGACGGTGAACGGCGGTACCGGCGCCGTCGCTCCGGAGGGAGCGGAACCGTCGGAAAGAGCCGCGTCGCCGTTCAGGCGCCCGCCTTCTGCAGCGCCGACTCGATGTCTTCGCGCTGAGTGACGCCGACGAAGCGGTCCACGATGCCGTCGTCGTTCTCGACGATGAGCGTCGGGAGCGAGCGCACCTGGTACTCGTTGGCCACGTCCTGTTCGTCGTCCACGTCGACTTTCTCGAACTCGACGTCCGCGTAGTCGGCCTCTAACTCCTCCAGGATGGGGTCCTGCGTCTTACACGGGCCGCACCAATCGGCGTAGAAATCCTTGAGTCGAACGGTCATGGTGTCCGCCGTGTGATAACCTGTCCCCGCGCATAAGGGTTTCTCAACCCCGCCGGGTTCGCGCGGAGTCGAAACGTTTAGGCCGGGGGCACTCACAGAAGGTGACATGAGCAGCGGACAGAACAGCGGCGGCTTGATGTCTAGTGCGGGTCTCGTTCGGTACTTCGACGCGGAGGACCGCAACGCCATCCGCATCGACCCCAAGACCATCGTCGCCTTCGGCCTCCTCTTCGGCGTCCTCGTCATCGTCCTGAACTCGGTCGCCTTCTGAGGACGGGTCCTCCCGAACGCTCGGTTTTTCACCCCGGCCCACCGACGGGTACGTATGCTACGCGCAGGCGTCGTCGCCGTTCAGGGCGACGTGTCCGAACACGCCGAGGCCATCCGCCGCGCGGCGGCCGCCCACGGCGAGGAGGTCGAAGTGGTCGAGATTCGCCAGTCGGGCCACGTCCCCGACTGTGACGTGCTTCTCGTCCCCGGCGGCGAGTCGACGGCCATCTCCCGCCTCCTGAGGGGCGAGGGTATCGACGCGGAGATACGCGAACACGTCGCCGCCGGAAAGCCCGTGCTGGCGACGTGCGCCGGCCTCATCGTGG is a window from the Halogeometricum sp. S3BR5-2 genome containing:
- a CDS encoding DUF5786 family protein, which codes for MGFGSYDESEQESQDYDQDLDENDGVATSESDHKGEVNFENGASNDELLDRLKEIKDD
- a CDS encoding MBL fold metallo-hydrolase; the encoded protein is MEIFTVTEGAEQFTCNAYLVVGDRNVLVDAGAMPGVEDVVAEYVDELDAVVLTHQHTDHVAELDAVLDRFDADLYAYAEHPRRDGALEDGDEVTMGEETFEVVYTPGHASDHVSFASETRLFSGDVVVYNDGAFDDGSFGRTDMSGQSRERLIESLNSLLERTPESVAELYAGHGDVFRNEPEGDTVREVIRRALTRAERREPKYPEE
- a CDS encoding 50S ribosomal protein L40e, which produces MPSNEAATKRTLEKQVCMRCNARNPPRADSCRKCGYKNLRPKSKERRAA
- a CDS encoding thioredoxin domain-containing protein — encoded protein: MTVRLKDFYADWCGPCKTQDPILEELEADYADVEFEKVDVDDEQDVANEYQVRSLPTLIVENDDGIVDRFVGVTQREDIESALQKAGA
- a CDS encoding preprotein translocase subunit Sec61beta — protein: MSSGQNSGGLMSSAGLVRYFDAEDRNAIRIDPKTIVAFGLLFGVLVIVLNSVAF